DNA from Coleofasciculus sp. FACHB-1120:
TTGGCGAGGGCGATGCACCGATCCGCCAAAGCCAGAGAATAGTCGGGTTTGAGGCGGATAGCCTTATCAGCGGAAACCAGGGCTTCGGTGTATTTTGCTTGTCCTAGCAGCCCATCCACTCGGTCAGTCCAGATTTTCGGCTTTTTGGGATCGAGAGCGATCGCTTGGTCGCAAGCGGCGACGGCTTCTGCATATTTCTTCTCATCCCCCAATAAGTCACACAAACTCGCCCAATAATCAATGTCTTTCAACTCCAGCGGTGGCTGCGGCGTTGGCTGAGCCAATAAAGCCTTGGAGCCGTAAAAATTAACACTTACACAATAAAAACTTAACAGAAATAAACTAAAAGTAAAAAATCTTTTGTTCGCCTTTTTCCCTTTGCGGGACGGTTGCCCTAGCAATGCGATCCGCTTCTTCAAATTACCGTAATCTGCCATAGGAAGAGCTTAATTTTAGACCTCAAGAATAGCATAATTACTACGAATTCTTTTCTTGCCTAAATTAATATTTTGCTGCTCAAATGTAAAGTAAAATAAACTCTTGGCTACTGAAAAAACTTTGGAAGAGAGCGACAGCTTAAGAAGTCTGCAAGAAATGTCCGGATTTTTATAAAAAACACCTGAATATACTCTGTCAACACCCTCATTGATGAGCAGAATTCTACAGATTTTTACCTTAACAATTATGCAGCGTAATTTTTTAATGAGTCTAAGTGCTAGCCCAATGCTTAGATTTGCAATTTTCTGGCTCGGAATCTTTCCACTACTATCAATAGCTGCTTACGCTCAAGTCCCGCCCTCTGGAACCTTCACCGCCACACGAACTTGTGTAGCACCACGAGCAATTAACGGGATAAATCCGGGTAATATTCAAGTCTCAAAGGGTCAGCGTTATCAAGCAGTCGGCTTCAATTCTCCGAAGCGAAAGTTTATTCAGATCGCCGTTCCTGGTGCTAAGCCAGAACGTCGCTGGGTTAGTGCTGATTGTGGTAATTTTTCCCCCGCAACAGATCCGATTTCTTCCTCCGATAGCCCCGTAACCCAGCCATTGGCATCAGTATTACCCTTTTTTGATAATGTTAATAATCCAGAACTTCATGGCTTTCCGCGCAATCAAACAGCGGATATCACACCGCCATTACCCCAACTCAGTGCTTTTGACCAAGCGGTATTGAGAACCTGTGGACCAATTGGCAGCAAAGTTACAGCAAGTGATTTTAAAAAATTGATGTCAGAAAATCGAGAGGTACTGCGAGAAATTCAACAAGCGGTAGGCGGTAAACTGCGTGCTGTCCGCAGCACAGAAGCAGAATTTCTCGACGATCTAACAGTTGCTTGGTCTGGAAGGGGTGGCTTTGAACATATTTTTTGCGGTGAACTCGAAGGACCAACGAAGATTGGCGGAATGCACTTTTTCGGCAGATATGGGCAGCTGCAAGAACAAGGGATTGGTGGGAGACTTTCTAATAATTTGCAGAAAGAAGAGGTGGTTCCTGGGTTAGTTTATACGCTGGGAATCCTCATCCAGAAAGATGGTCAAAGTTGGAAGGATGATATCAAAGGCTATGCTCTCGTCAGCGATGCCAAAGAAATATTATTAGATGCAACGAAAGCATTGAAAGCTCAGGGAAATGCTCAGGGAGCTTGCCTTTTAACAGTGCAAGATAATGAGACAAAAAAATCTTATCAAGCTGTTTTTGTCAAGAGTCAGGATGCGATCGTTACTTTTTATCCGGATGCCACGCCTAGGGGAAAAG
Protein-coding regions in this window:
- a CDS encoding EndoU domain-containing protein, with protein sequence MLRFAIFWLGIFPLLSIAAYAQVPPSGTFTATRTCVAPRAINGINPGNIQVSKGQRYQAVGFNSPKRKFIQIAVPGAKPERRWVSADCGNFSPATDPISSSDSPVTQPLASVLPFFDNVNNPELHGFPRNQTADITPPLPQLSAFDQAVLRTCGPIGSKVTASDFKKLMSENREVLREIQQAVGGKLRAVRSTEAEFLDDLTVAWSGRGGFEHIFCGELEGPTKIGGMHFFGRYGQLQEQGIGGRLSNNLQKEEVVPGLVYTLGILIQKDGQSWKDDIKGYALVSDAKEILLDATKALKAQGNAQGACLLTVQDNETKKSYQAVFVKSQDAIVTFYPDATPRGKACRR